AAATCGATTCAGCAAGCCGTAGAACAGGCCGAGGCCAATTCAGGATTAAAGATAGGCTCGGTAGTCGTTGGCATAGCCGGACAGCATATCCGCAGTCTACAGCACAGCGATTACATCACAAGGGCAAATTCGGAGGAGGTGATCAATGAAGACGATCTGGAGAAATTATGTAACCAGGTTTACAAATTGGTGATGCTACCCGGAGAGGAGATCATCCACGTTTTGCCACAGGAATACAAGGTAGACGGACAGGCAGAGATCAAACAACCCATCGGGATGTACGGAGGGAGGCTAGAGGCCAATTTCCACGTAGTGGTGGGACAGGTGTCTTCCATAAAGAACATCGGAAGATGCATTAAAAGTGCAGGTTTGGATCTGTACAACATTACCCTAGAACCCCTGGCATCCTCAGAAGCTGTGTTGAGTCAGGAAGAAAAAGAAGCAGGTGTAGCCCTGATCGACATAGGAGGCGGTACAACAGACCTGGCCATCTTCAAGGATGGAATTATCAGGCATACTGCTGTTATTCCCTTTGGAGGTAATGTGATCACAGAAGACATCAAAGAAGGCTGTTCTATTATAGAAAAGCAGGCAGAACTTTTAAAGATAAAATTCGGTTCAGCATGGCCCGGAGAAAATAAGGATAATGAAATAGTCTCTATCCCGGGCTTACGCGGAAGGGAGCCTAAAGAAATCACCCTTAAAAATTTATCCAAGATCATTCATGCACGTGTAGTTGAGATCGTTGAACAGGTATATGTTGAGATCAAGAACTACGGTCATGAGGAGCAAAAGAAAAAGTTAATTGCCGGTATCGTCCTTACCGGTGGGGGTAGCCAGCTGAAACATCTAAAACAGTTGGTGGAGTACATCACCGGAATGGATACGAGAATTGGATATCCCAATGAGCATTTAGCAGGAGATTCGGAGGCAGAAATTGCCAGTCCGCTTTACGCAACTGCGGTGGGATTACTAATGAATGCCGTAGAGAATAAGGACAAACGCAGGTTGAAGACAATAGAAGAAGAACAGGAAAGGGAAATGGTCCTGGAAGGGCATGATGAGATGGGAACAGCCACGGCAGCGAAGAAGGAACGAAAATCAGTATTTGACCGGTGGTCTGAAAAGCTCAAGGATTTTCTAGACAACGCAGAATAAATTAAAGCATATCATTTAACCAGTAATAAAAGCATCATGAACAAGAACACCGAATTTGAAAGTATTTCCTTTGACCTCCCCAAGAATCAAAGCAATGTAATAAAAGTGATCGGCGTTGGCGGCGGTGGCAGCAATGCTATAAATTACATGTTTCAGGCGGGAATCAATGGAGTTGATTTTGTAATATGTAACACAGACTCACAGGCACTTCAAAACAGCCCTGTACCCAATAAGATACAGTTAGGGGTGTCCCTGACAGAAGGATTGGGGGCCGGAGCCAACCCTGAGGTGGGGGAGCAGGCCGCAGTTGAAAGCATGGAAGACATCAAACGCATGCTGGATACTACGACAAAAATGATCTTTATTACAGCCGGAATGGGTGGAGGAACAGGTACTGGTGCTGCTCCTGTCATTGCAAAACAGGCGAAGTCAATGGATGTGCTAACTGTGGGGATTGTTACCATGCCCTTCCAGTTTGAAGGTAAAATGAGATGTCAGCAGGCTCAAAAAGGTATTGAGCGCCTGAGGGAACACGTAGATTCATTGATCATTATCAACAACAACAAACTCCGGGAAGTATATGGTAACCTTGGCTTTAAAGCGGGTTTTTCTAAGGCAGATGAAGTGCTGGCCACTGCCGCCAGGGGCATTGCAGAAGTAATTACCCACCACTATACACAGAATATAGATTTAAGAGACGCCAAAACAGTGCTCTCCAATAGCGGGACCGCAATAATGGGTTCATCTATGGCATCGGGTTCAGCAAGGGCACAGGAGGCTATCATGAAAGCGCTGGATTCGCCACTGCTCAATGACAACAAGATCAACGGGGCGAAAAATGTACTGTTGTTGATTGTATCAGGCACAAAAGAAATAACTATTGATGAGATCGGTGAGATCAATGATCACATTCAAATAGAGGCAGGACACGGCGCTAATATCATCATGGGAGTAGGTGAGGATGAAACCCTGGGGGATGCTATTGCCGTTACCGTAATAGCAACCGGTTTTAACGTAGATCAGCAGGATGAAATTGTCAATACCGAATCAAAAAAAATCATCCATACGCTGGAAGAGGACCAAAAAGCAGAACAACAATTGATGGATTCTGAGGAAGTGGTTCACGAACTGGTTATGGAAGAAGAAGAAACGGAACCCATAGTAAAACATGTTTTAGAGGTAGAGGAGGAGATGGATTTAATTCCTACCACCAATTTTATCCGGAATTTTAATGTCTTTTACGATGAGGTAGTTGCCGAGAATGTAGATGAGGACAGTTTTATTATCATCGATTCAAAAGAAGCTGTTTTTGATATCGAAGTGGTAGATCCGATCACAGTATCTTCATTGGATAAGAATAAGGAGCAGATGGCCATGAGTTTTGACATGCCCCTATCCAAGAAAGAGGATGCAGAGGAAATAGAGGAGGATAAGGAACATGTGATCACCTTCACTCTTGACGAGGAGATTAGCGATATGGATGTCAATGAGCACATCGAGGTCATTCCCGTACTCGAATACAATAAGGACGGAGAAAAGCGCTACAGCCTTGATGATTATATGGAGTTGGAATCCAAATTGACCGGAGCGCGTTCAAAGGCAGAAGACTTTGACCCTAAGATCATTGAAGATGAACTGGTTTTTGAACACAAAACCGTAAGCGCCTATGAACAATCCAATAAGGAGTCAAGTCCGGAGGAGATAGACCCCATGTCATCACCCATAGAAGAGCTATTAAAGGCCAGGGCAGATGAGCGTAGAAAAAAGCTCAAGGATTTTAATTATAAGTTTAAAAATAGCCTGGGTCATATTGAAGAAATTGAAAAAGAACCTGCCTATAAGCGGCAGGGGGTAAACCTTAATGACAGCCCCAAAGAAGGAAAGGTCTCCCGGACAACTCTAGGAGAAGACAGCAATGACGAAATACAATTGCGTTCCAATAATTCCTTCTTACACGATAATGTAGACTAGTTAATTTTGTTCGGTTGTTTCAACCCTTCTTCAGCCCGGAATGATTCCCTTCGTTTCGGGTTTATTTTTTAACTTCACAATTCCAAAAAAAATTGAGTTATGAGCTTACAGGATAAGGTAATGCAGGAAATGAAAACGGCAATGAAAGCTAAGGATTCCGTTGCCCTTGAGTCGCTACGGGCTATCAAATCGGCCTTGTTGTTAGCGCAAACTGATAAAGGGGGGGCAAAGGCCTTACGGAGGAAGAGGAAATAAAAATGGTTCAGCGACTAGTAAAGCAGAGGAAAGACAGCGCAGCTATCTTCAATGAACAAGGACGGCAGGATCTCGCCCAGGCAGAAATAGCTCAGGTGGCTGTGATTGAGAAATTTTTACCCGAACAACTGGATGAAGCGGAAATAGAAAAAGTGGTGGTTGCCACCATTGAGGATATGGGAGCCAGCGGGATGAAAGACATGGGTCCGGTGATGGGCAGGGTTTCCAAAGAACTGGCCGGAAAAGCTGATGGAAAAACGATCTCAGGAATCGTTAGAAAGCATTTAAATTAAGTCGGGACAAGTGGATAGTTCTGAGCTTAAAGCGTTGTTGAAATCCGCAATCACAAGGACGGAGAAGCGCATAGCTCAATACCGGGATTTAAGCAGACCCGTATCACCCGATAATGCTATTGGAAGGGTGTCCAGGATGGATGCCATCAACAACAAAGGCGTTATGGAAGCAGCTCTGCGCAAGGCAGAAGATCAGTTAAGAGGCCTGAAACGCAATTTCTCCATGTTGGGAACAGATGACTTTGGCAAATGTTTAAAGTGCCGGGAGAAGATACCTATTGAACGTATTTTATTAGCTCCGGAAAGTTCTTTTTGTGTAAATTGCGCTCGCTAAGAAAAAATGAAAACAAGGCCGCGTAGTTCAACTGGATAGAATATCAGATTTCGGCTCTGAGGGTTGGGGGTTCGAATCCTCCCGCGGTCACTACAAGCACCAAACCCCGCAACGGTAGTTGTGGGGTTTTTAGTTTCCTAAAGCGCCAATTTAAGCTTGCTTAAAGCTGGCGCTAGGGAAACTAAAACCGCATTGGCCCTGTCCCATGCAGGTTTGGTATTTCCAGATGGGAACGCAATGAGGCTCACCGAGCTGTAGTGAGGTAATCCATCACGAAGCGAAGTTTTCTTTTTTTAGTTTTCAACGCGCCCGCCCGCCTTTGGTGGCGAACACAATGAGGCTCACCGAGCGCAGTGAGGTGATCCTCGCCTTACGAAGTCATCTTTGTTAGTTTTCAAAAGCTCTGCCCAAATTTGTTTGTGAGTATAGAGCCGGTCGCTAATCCTGTTAATCGCCTGAAGCACTAATCCTTTACATCCAATATTAGCATATCCTTAACAGGGGAAACAAAATCATTCACTAAATTTGACTTCATGAGGCAAAACGCTGTAAAAATTCTTTTCTCTTTTATTTTACTCGGACTTTTTCTGGGAGCAAAAGGGCTTAGCTATCACGCATTGTCTCATGATGACAAAGGGGATACCATAAGCTGCGAACTTTGTGAGTTTGCACTTCTAAATGAAACTATCTCCTATGATCTGGCAGTGCAAACTGACTTCCCTGCACCATTCGTGCATAATCTGATACAAGAGACTTCTTGTTCTTTGTCTGAGGTAAACATTGAAGATCCTTTTTATCAAATCCTCTTTGGCAGGCCGCCCCCATTTTATCTGGTATAATTTCCCACCGGAACAAGCTCCCTTAGGTACTCTTTTTCTTTGAGGCCTCTTAATTTATACTTTTTTCAATGATTATAAGACACTTATATATAGTGATCCTTCTACTTATACCTGCTTTAGGTATAGGGCAACAGTGCGACAATACGCTGTCTGGAAAAGTACTGGACTTTCACAACAAAAGTCCGCTTACCGGAGCTACCTTGTTTATTCCGGAATTAGACGTTTCAGCGATTACGGATTTTAATGGACTCTATGAGATTAAGAATTTGTGTGAAGGGAAATACGAATTGGAAATTATGCATCCTGAATGCAGAACTGTGTTTTATACCGTTAGGATATCAGCAAATACGGAGAAAGACTTTCTCTTAGAGCATCATCTGGAACAACTGGAAGAGGTTCAGGTTGTTGGTGGAGCTATTTCAAAAAAGACGAATTCTGGTTTGGAACAGCGCCTGGCATCTGAAGCTTTAGTGAGATACAGTGGTGCCAGTTTGGGAGATGCCTTAAATGAACTCAGTGGTGTTTCCAGTATTAGTACCGGGGCAACGATTGTTAAACCGGTGATCCACGGCTTAAACGGAAGTAGGGTATTGGTCCTTAATGACGGGGTTCGAATGCAGGATATGGAATGGGGTGATGAACATGCACCGAATGTCGATATCAATGCTGCCAATGCGATTTCGATTGTAAAAGGGGCTGCAGCCTTGCAATATGGAGGAGATGCTATTGGAGGGGTTATTCTTCTGGAGCAGGAAAACATGCCGGCAAAGGATACCCTTTACGGAAAGACCGTAATTAATGGGATCTACAATGGAAGGGGAGGAAGTATATCTTCTGAACTGTCAAAGGTTTTTAAAGATCAGTGGTTTCTAAAGGCTCAGGGTTCCTATAAACGCCTGGGAGATCAGGAAGCTCCTGACTATAACTTGTCCAATACGGGAATTGCAGAATCAGGATTGTCCTTACAATTTGGGAAAAAGACTTTTAACTGGGGTGTTCATGCCCGATTCTCATATTACGATGCTGAAATTGCGATCCTCAGGGCTTCTCATATCGGCAATATCGATGACCTTATACGAAGTATTAACAGTGGAATCCCCGAAATCATAAGGCCTTTTACCTATGACTTGCAAAATCCCAGGCAGAAGGTAACCCACTACCTGGGAAAAGTTGCGCTTTATAAGAGGTTTGAGGGCTTAGGTAAGTTGAGTTTTCAATACGATTTTCAGGATAACCGAAGATTGGAATACGACGTGAGGCGCGGGGAACTTAATGACCAGGCTTCTCTTGATCTTCAGCTTACCACCCACACTTTGAGTACAGATTTTAAATGGGATGCCGATGATAAACTGGAAATGCAATTTGGTTTGATGGGGCGATACCAGGAGAATTTTCCGAACCCGGCTACAGGCGTCAGAAGACTGATCCCTGATTATGAGAAAATAGATCTGGGAATATATGGCACGGCGGAATACCGGATAAATAATAACTGGGAAGTTGATGGAGGAATTCGATACGACTATTCACAGATTGATGCTCTTAAGTTTTATCAGACCAGCCGTTGGGAGGAAAGGGGTTACGATCAGGATTTCAGTGATATAGTTGTTGAAGATCTGGGTTCGCAGTTGTTGACCAATCCCGTGCTCGATTTTAACAATATTTCTGTTACCTCCGGAGTACAGTATTCAAAGAATAACAATACCTTTTTCAGATTTAACTATTCACTTTCACAAAGAGCACCAAATCCATCTGAACTTTTTAGTGACGGACTCCATCACTCCGCTGCGCGGATAGAACTCGGCGACTTGCGGATAAAGAGTGAAACGTCAAATAAAATCTCCCTGTCTTTCGAAAAACAATACCAGGACTGGGGTATCACTGTGGAGCCTTATGCCAACTTCCTCGTGGATTTTATTTTGCTTGAACCCACTGGCGTGGAGTTTACTATCAGGGGAGCGTTCCCGGTATGGACCTATAGACAAACGGACAGTAGATTGTTGGGCCTGGATATTTCGGGATATAAAAATTGGAATGAGCAGTGGACAACCGAACATCAGTTCTCAATAGTAAAGGGGACAGATGTAGAGAATGATATACCGCTGATCAATGTGCCCTCGGCAAATTTCAGAAACAGGCTTCGATTTACTAAAAAGGAGTGGAAGGGATTAGAAGTTTCACTGATGAGCAATCTCGTTTTTCGTCAGAATGAAACACCGCCCAATTTTGTGGTTTTTTCACCTGAACAACAGCAGGATGTTCTCCTGGAAATTAATAGTCCGCCAGATACGTATCACCTGTTGGGATTTACTTCAAAAATGGAATTCTCCCTCGGGGGTGCTCGTGTCTTAACGACCTCATTGAACGTAAACAATATTTTAAATACCTCCTTCAGGGACTATCTCGACAGGCAGAGATTTTTTGCTGACGGGATGGGCAGAAACATTTTATTACAGCTAATTATTAACTATTAAATACGATTAAGACTATGAAAACAGTAAAGATTCTAACCCTTTTAATGCTTGGCGGAACACTCTTGACCTCCTGTTCAGATGACGATCCGGCTCCTGAACCCATCAACGAAGAAGAGATTATTACTACCTTAACGGTTACTCTAACTCCAGATGGTGGAGGGACCACAGTAACCTTGCAGAGTCAGGACTTAGATGGGGACGGTCCTAATGCTCCCGTGGTTACCGTTTCAGGAGATCTGGTTGCGGGAACTACTTATAACGGTGGCATTGTGGTGTTAAATGAGACCGAGACCCCAGCTGAAAATATTACCGAGGAGGTAGAGGAAGAGGATGACGAGCATCAGTTCTTTTACACTGTGGGTGGAGGTCTTGACGTAACTACAGAGTATGCTAATTTTGACGGTAATGGCAATCCCCTGGGGACAGAATTTACTTTGATATCCGGGGCTGCAAGTTCTGGAACACTTGCGTTCACTTTGCGCCACGAACCCACAAAGCCTAACACCGGTCTGGCTGATGCAGGTGGTGAGACAGATATTGCAGTAACCTTTAATGTAACGGTTCAGTAGGGCTTTGTCTAATGTATTTCACCTCGCTGAGATCAGGGAGGCAAAGAAAAACCCTCCAATTGTCTAAGGCAAATTCATGCCAGGGCATTTTGGAGGGTTTTTAATTATTGGTCTTTATAACCACAAATTTATTTGTTATTCAATCAGAATAGATTACGGAATAGTCTTGTCCGTTAGGCAGGGACTGATTGCTCCTTAACGATATGCGCCATGATCGTCTTGGCATGCACCCTAGAATTTTCAATAAACCATTTATGGGTTTCCATTCCACCGCAAATTACTCCTGCAAGATACAAGCCTTCAACATTGGTCTCCATAGTTTCCGGGTTGTAATCAGGGAGTCTTTTCTTGTCCTGAGACAGGTTAATACCCATGTTTTCAAGAAATTTAAAATTGGGCATATAACCGGTAAGGGCCAGGACGAAGTCGTTTTCGATATTAATTGTACCATCCGGACTGTCTAAGATGATTTCTCGCTCTCTCACCTCAGAAACAGTGGAATTGTAATACGCTTTAATGCTACCTTCCTCTATTCGGTTAATAATGTCGGGTCTCACCCAGTATTTAACTCTTTGACCAACTTCTGGACCCCTGATGATCATGGTGACATCAGCGCCTTTTCTCCAGCATTCCAGAGCAGCGTCGACTGCAGAATTACTCGCTCCTACGACTGCCAACTTTTGACTGGCAAAAAAGTGAGGGTCGTTGTAATAATGCGAAACCTTAGGTAATTCTTCTCCCGGGACATTGAGTTTGTTTGGCAGGTCATAAAAGCCCGTAGCTATGATCACATACCTCGATTCATATGTTTCTTTTTCTGTTGTCGTCTGAAAGCGTTCACCTATTTTTTTTACCGAGCCCACTTTTTCAAAAAGGTTGATGTTCAGCTTATTTGAAGTGACGATCCTTCTGTAATATTCCAGGGCTTCATTTCTTTTAGGCTTAGCTTCCTTACTGATAAAGGGGATTTCGTCAATCTCCAGTTTCTCTGAGGAAGAAAAAAACTGCATATTCACCGGATAGTTGAAAAGGGAGTTCACAATGGGACCTTTTTCGATAATAAGATAAGACAGCCCTTTTTTCTTGGCTTCCAGTCCGCAGGCTATCCCAATGGGTCCGCCTCCAACAATAATAAGATCAAATTCTTTCTTCATATCCCTCGCTTAGTAGTTTAATCATCTAAATCATTACAAAGCTAGGCATATTCTTATTAAAACACCGAAGCTAAAGTGCAGGGTTAAACCTGACAATTATCATTCTTTTCCGGTAATTTGAATCGGATATTTAGGAAATAATACTAAAACAATTCATCATGACTATTTCCATAGATATACCCATCTCAACCATTATGACAAAAAATATAATTTCCGTCAACCTGGAGGATGGGTTAGAGAGAGCAGAACATTTATTCAAAAAGCACAATATCCGGCACATGCCGGTGACCCAGAATAAAAAGATCGTAGGGATGCTCAGTATGAACGATTTATTGCGTTTGAGCTTCGCAGACGGGGCTTTTCGTGAGGAGGACAATATTAAATCGGAGATTTATGAAATGTTTACCATTAATCAGCTTATGGTACGAACCCCCGAAACAATTAGCTCAAAGGAAACGGTTAGGGAAGCAACGGCTTTATTGGTAAAGCGCAAGTATCACTCATTACCTGTAGTAGATGATGGAGAGGTGGTAGGTATCGTCACCACCACAGACCTTTTGAAATATTATCTGTCCATGTTTTAGGAAAGGTTAGAAGAAGCTAATTCTGAGATCATCTTGGCTGGGTTTTCGGCTTTGAAGACAGAACTTCCCGCAACCAGCACGTCAGCACCTGCTTCAACTAGTTTTGAGGCATTTGCCGAGCTTACTCCGCCATCTATCTCAATTAGTGCAGTAGCACTTTGCTCATTAATCATCCCTCGGAGTTTTTCGACCTTCTTATAGGTTTGAGGGATAAAGGATTGCCCACCAAAACCGGGGTTCACACTCATTACCAGTACCAGATCCAGATCTGTTAATATGTTTTCCAGCAAGGAGACCTCTGTATGGGGATTTAGGGCCACGCCCGCCTTCATTCCTGACGCCTTAATGGCCTGTATGGTCCGATGCAGATGTGTGCAGGCTTCATAGTGTACGGTAAGCAGATACACCCCTAGATCGGCAAATGTTTGTATATATCGATCAGGGTCTACGATCATTAGATGAGTATCCAGAGGTTTTGTGGCGTATTTGGAGATGGTACTTACCACGGGCATCCCATAGGAAATATTTGGGACGAATAGTCCGTCCATGATGTCGAGATGATGCCATGCAGCTTCACTCTCATTCACCATTTCCACTTCTTTCTGAAGGTTACCAAAGTCTGCTGCAAGCAGGGAGGGAGCTATTTTTACGCGATTCATAGGTCGGCAGAATTAATATTAGTAAAAGTAATCAAACCACTTTTATTCAGACATAGCGCCTGGCTCTTTTCTGATGGTGATGTTGCTCAGATCGGTTTCAGCAGCAATATACCCAAAGGAACTCCAGTTATCTCCTTCGATTATTTTGGTCATTAGCAACATCCCTTTTTCGATTTTTTTACTTTCCTCTTCCGTAAAATACCAGTTGGCCAAACCGTAAGCAACGGCATCTGACGCTGCTGAGGCTTCACCTTCTGGTAAAAGATCTTCTTCTGTGATCAAGCCTTTGTAAAAAAGGCATAGATTATGGTAGCTGCTATTTTCTATGACCTCAAGCTCAGGAGTGATCGGGAGCAAGAGACTATCTGCTGCCGAATAGTTATTCAATCTTCTTTGAATCATGTAGAGCCAGTGCGTACTCGATACAAGATTATCCGGGTTTTCACCACTTTCCTTGCATTTAAGGTACGCCTTGTAGGCATTGTCATAATCCTGTTTTAGGTAATAGGCAAGTCCGAGGTGGTACCAGATATTTCCGTGTAAGGTGCTTACGGGAATATTCATCGCATTGGGTATACCATCGGGTTCCACCTCATTGGCTTTACCTTTAATCAGTTCAGCGCCTTTTTCAAGGTCGGCAATAGCTTTGTCAAACTGCCTTAGCGAAATATATCGATGTCCCCGGTGCCTGTATAGTCGGGCATCTTCCGGAAATTTTTTGATCCCGCTTGTATAAATCGTTATGGCATCTTCGTAATGGCCCAGATATGCCGTTCTTCGGCCGTACCATATCAGCAGGTCTGCATCTGTGGTGTCGTTCAAATATGCTCTTCTCGCTTCCTGATAATCCTGAAGGGCCTTACCACTGGCCTTATTTCGCTCATAGACTTTTCCCAGGGGAGTGGTGAAAGGTTGAGGTGTTTCCGGGATAGGATCACTTTTTAGGTTACAGCAGGATAGGATCAGAAAGAAAAAAACTGTACTTATTCTGATAATTCCTTTGGGTACTGAACTTAATATTGACATTTGCCGGGTTTTTAGGTTGGATTTAGACTGAAATGAAAAACTCCGGTAATCAGCCGGAGTTTATTCATCAATCAAAAAACGAACAGTCATGATACACTGTTGTTATCTTCTGCAAATTACACTAAAATCTCCAGTATTCCAATTTATGGTACGGACATCCGTGCTCTTGCATCCGGGATAATTACCCCAGATATGTCTTCAGGATCTTACTCCTTGAGGTGTGTTTCAACCTTCTGATTGCCTTTTCTTTTATTTGTCTTACACGTTCCCTGGTAAGGTCAAACGTCTCTCCAATTTCCTCAAGGGTCATGGAGTGTTGTCCCGCAAGTCCGAAGTAAAGTCGGATGACATCAGCTTCCCTTGGTGTAAGGGTTTCCAACGCTCTTTCTATTTCGGTTCTCAGAGATTCGTGCAAAAGATCTTTATCTGGATTTGGCGATTCCCCGCTGCGTAAAACATCGTAGAGATTTGAATCTTCCCCGTCAATCAGTGGAGCATCCATGGAGACGTGCCGTCCTGAATTCTTGAGTGATTGCTTCACATCTTCTACGGTCATATCCAATTCCTTGGCAATCTCTTCAGCAGATGGCATCCTTTCGTGTGCTTGCTCAAGAAAAGCGAAGGTTTTATTGATCTTATTGATCGAACCGATCTTGTTCAATGGCAAACGCACAATACGGGATTGTTCGGCCAAAGCCTGAAGAATGGATTGACGAATCCACCAAACGGCGTAGGAAATAAACTTAAAACCACGAGTTTCATCAAAACGTTGTGCAGCCTTGATAAGGCCAAGGTTTCCTTCGTTGATCAAATCCGGGAGCGTAAGCCCCTGATTCTGGTACTGTTTTGCTACAGAAACGACAAATCTAAGGTTGGCTTTGGTCAGCTTTTCAAGGGCGGTTTGATCGCCGGCCTTAATGCGTTGTGCCAATTCCACTTCTTCATCAGCTGTAATCAGATCTACCTTGCCAATTTCCTGTAGGTATTTGTCAAGAGAGGCCGTTTCACGGTTGGTTACCTGTTTTGTAATC
This DNA window, taken from Muriicola soli, encodes the following:
- a CDS encoding sigma-70 family RNA polymerase sigma factor; this translates as MRQLKITKQVTNRETASLDKYLQEIGKVDLITADEEVELAQRIKAGDQTALEKLTKANLRFVVSVAKQYQNQGLTLPDLINEGNLGLIKAAQRFDETRGFKFISYAVWWIRQSILQALAEQSRIVRLPLNKIGSINKINKTFAFLEQAHERMPSAEEIAKELDMTVEDVKQSLKNSGRHVSMDAPLIDGEDSNLYDVLRSGESPNPDKDLLHESLRTEIERALETLTPREADVIRLYFGLAGQHSMTLEEIGETFDLTRERVRQIKEKAIRRLKHTSRSKILKTYLG
- a CDS encoding tetratricopeptide repeat protein encodes the protein MSILSSVPKGIIRISTVFFFLILSCCNLKSDPIPETPQPFTTPLGKVYERNKASGKALQDYQEARRAYLNDTTDADLLIWYGRRTAYLGHYEDAITIYTSGIKKFPEDARLYRHRGHRYISLRQFDKAIADLEKGAELIKGKANEVEPDGIPNAMNIPVSTLHGNIWYHLGLAYYLKQDYDNAYKAYLKCKESGENPDNLVSSTHWLYMIQRRLNNYSAADSLLLPITPELEVIENSSYHNLCLFYKGLITEEDLLPEGEASAASDAVAYGLANWYFTEEESKKIEKGMLLMTKIIEGDNWSSFGYIAAETDLSNITIRKEPGAMSE